In the genome of Arachis stenosperma cultivar V10309 chromosome 6, arast.V10309.gnm1.PFL2, whole genome shotgun sequence, the window CGATGGAACATAAGAGATTTCTGGTTATAGCTTTCAAGAGTAATGGCAAAAAAGTATTGTTAGCAGCTTAAATACTATGAACTATTATCTATGCAGTAATATTTTTCTACATTCAGCTTTAAACTAAATAGCATGTTTACTGCTTCAGGTACAAACCCAATGATTACTATCTGGAAGAACTTATTGAGGAGTGGTGTGAAGGAGTGATACAAGATAACAGCAAGATCCAAAGAGAATTTTCTTCCAGCAATTTCTCTGAATTAGAGAGACCCCCGAGTTTACTTCTTGAAAAGATTGCGGCACACCTGTTAAAGAGGGTAGCTGACATCCTAGCTATTGATGTTCAAGGACTCACAAAGGTTGTTATCAGTTGCTTTCTCTAGAGTTCGCCCCACAATTTTCTCGAACTGTTTTAAGTTTCTCTCGATTTTAATGTATTAGTTTATGCCTTTAACCATCAAACTGTATCAACAGGTTGAAGCTCGCTTGGTTATTCTTGCAGTTCTTAGAATGATCAAAGAAAACTATAGTTCAGGTACGAATGGAATATTTTGTATATTTGATTTATAATTCTATTCTGTACGTGGCAATTGGAAAGCTCGTTTTGCATGGTTGCTTGTCTGCGTAGCCAATCATATGAACTCAACCATTCATATTCACTGTTGCCCTTTATGATAACAGGACATTCTGTGAATGATGACATTTTGATCATCATAGGAGCTACAAAGGCAGATGAAACTCCATCCCAGCACATATTAGAAGTGCAAGAGGCAATCATAAAACTTCTTCAGAATGAATTGGGCCTTGAAATTTTTCCAGCTAAAACCAGGTTTGCACTAAGTGACACATCAAAGTTAGAAATCCCTAACCTTACAAATCTCAGCATAGAAGCACTACCAGGAGAGAAGGCATTAACCACAACAAGAAGGCCTGCAGTTCTACATAGGTTGAAGGTCACCAAGAAATCTTTGTATGGTTGGTTGCATAGGAAACTAAGCATTAAATAGTATTTGAATTTTGTACAAATATGTGTCTTATTTCCCCTCACTGCAACTTTTGATCTTTGTATATAGCATCTGGACTTATGAATATATATGCATGTATCAATGGCAAATGTATAATTTCATTAATTTGTAAAACAATGTATGATACGTAGTGTCATGGAATAGAACTATAATTatctcttctttctatttttattttattttctctcctaAAATTGTCGGAGTCAGAGATAGAATATTCATTGTGATACAACTCAGCAACTAACTCTTCCAACAATATGAAGAACAAAAGGGAAGAGGCCAATTTATTTGACATGGAAAAATCTTATATACAAGATTTTGAAACTAACAAAATGTTAAAACTATCCTAAGGGTAATACTGTCACATATTCCAAATTGTGTACTGTAATTTGGTGAATGTCTAATAACTGAACCTCAAGGCAAAGCTACTGATCAGTGCAAGAAGCAAAAGAGTATGATGTACAATAGTGCCTTGTGATCAtgaagcaagattgataaaaagcAGTGAAAGAGGGGCTCCATCTTTTGTTTCTTCAGGAACAACATGCTGCTAAGATATCTTCAATTTCTGGATCATCACCTGCTTCTCTGTCCTAGTCACATTAAAGTAGTTCATATGGTTATGTCAGATAAATGTGAACACATATGCTGCTGATTCATACTAATTGCAGCCATAATATCAGGTAAAATATATCCATGATTCAGGTAAAGGGGGTTCCAGATACCTTGTGAACATATGAGATATTATTTTTCCCAGGACCTGCAACTATGATTCCTCCTTGTTTCCTGACACAATACCAAGTTCATAATATATGAGAAGTTATGTATTCAGGCTGGCCAAACAAAGTGCCTTTATAATCAACTAGATCATATTTGGGTTGCACTAGCCGAAGCTGGGATGACCATTTGTCCGAGAAATTCTTAAGTGCTCTTGGGGCACCACGTGTATTGCATTCACAACCAATGAAAAGATTGGCATAACCAAATAGTGTGATCACAGATATAATTTACATACCAGCCCCCTCTGGTAACAGTATCTTTTTCAAATGAAAGCTTCCAATCTTGCCGATAGCCTTCCATATATAATTGTATTATCTTAAGACCTGCCTGCAGTGTAACGACTAAAGTTAACAAAAAAGATCCAAAAATCTCAGTTTCGTTGGTGCTTCATCCACTTTTCTGGTGGTTTCAGACTTACTTTGGGGGTAAATGTGGTCAAAACTCCAGAAACAAATTTTAAGGCCTCATATGATGAATGATTGGGGTCTGCATAGATTTCTGGAAGAGAAAGCACAGACTTTTCAAAATGCTAACATAAGATGTCTAAAATACTACAACTATTACTAGGTTGAAAGCATTAGGCCAGCAGCAAGGTACCTCCTTCGAATTTCATTTGCTTGGCAAAGGTTCTGGCCTGTAATACACAATTCCAGCATATTCAGATGGTTGCAGCCTTGCAGAAAATCAATACTTGCAAAGTTCGAGACTCAGAGTAGAATCAAGTAAAGTGCAGCATAGTGCCCCAATTCACAAATTCACAAAGACAATAAAATTGAAGACAACCCTTTTACTCTTTCCCCTAAAAACCATAGCTTATGACATGTTCTGAGAGACAGTTTTCTGCTCAATACTTTAATTAACCATGTCCAGCAGTTAGTGCATGCAGTACCATCGAAACATTACAGGAAACCCATAAGCCAAAAACACCAAACACTCTCTACAATTCTTCTGACAAACCTGTTCAATGTTCCCAGGTCCAATCAATACAAGTGCCACACCAGAAGCATCCATTATATCCTGTTGAAAGAGCATAAGCATAAGCACAAATCTTGCTGACACACAACTTTTCTTTTCCTactaaaaaaaaactttaattgtCAGCCATGTTAGATAATTGGAGTTATTTTTGGCCTTCTACCATGACAAGAATTAAGGAGGATATACAGTAAGTTACAGAAAGTATAATGCTATTAACATGCTAGAGGGGCAAAACCAAGGGTTAATGACAAGAATCAAATGAATTTCGGTACAAGGTCACTATGCAATTTACCTAAGACCAGTACGGAAAGACAAGAAttaaatgaatataatattGAATCAACATTTAGCATATAGTTAATTTCACCTTCTTGGATGCAAGGTAATCAGCCCTTTTGCGACAAAGCACACATCTGCGAATGTACACACACAGAAAGACATGACTTATCAGATTTGTAAGTATAATACCCACACTTAATTGGTCTTAGCATCACTCAATTATATAAATGACGCtatcatatttttcatctcTCAAACTCACTAACACTCATAATAATAAGGAGagaattttttgaaacaaacaccaaatatttttgttataacAACATACATATGAAGCCTTTATATAGGCAAactttcataataaaataataattcttaTAACAACTAAGCACTAGTTGTCATAATTCAAGAAATATGTAGAAACTTTTACTAGTCAATTTCTTGTTCAATTTGCTTCAAATTCTTACTCATCAATCTTGAAGCTTCCAATTCATGATCTTAATTCTTCTAATATGGAGATGATGAGTGCAACttgtattcaatttcaattcaatttgattttgaactTCTTCAATGCTCTAGTATGTTGTAGTTGTACTACTTTCTTGAATattattgatttaattttctaacATTGCCTCCCTTAAATCAAGCTTGTAGAGTTTATCATTTCAAGCATCTTCTTCAACTTGTAAAATAACTCGGTCTTCAATGGTTTTGTAAATATATCTGCAACTTGTTCTTCAGTTGGACAGTACTCAATCACAACTTCTTTCTCATTTAccaattctttaattttatgaacCCGAATATCAATATGCTTCGATCTTCCATGAATACTGGATTTTTGCAAAGTGCAATAACTGACTTGTTATCACAAAATATTATTGTTGGAGTACTTTGTTTCTCGTTCAATTCCTCAAAAATTCTTCTTAGCCAAACTGCTTGCATTGCACAACTTGCTGTTGCTATATATTCTGCTTTTGCTGTAGAGAGTGCTACTACTGGTTGTTTCTTTGATGACCATGAAATTGCACCAGAACCAAGATGAAATACAAATCCTGAAgtactttttcttgtttctaTATCTCCAACCCAATCACTATCAGTGTAACCAACAAGGTTTATTTCATTagtattctcataataaattccATCATTTAAAGTACCTTTGATATATCGGAAAATTCTTTTTGCTGCTTGCAAATGGTTGGTATAAGGCTCCTCCATAAATCTGCAAGCAAACCAACTCCAAACACAATATCTGGTCTAGTTGCAGTCAAGTACCTTAGACTTCCAATCAAGCTTTTCTAGTATGTGGAATTTACTGCTTTTCCTTTATCTTCTCTCAGCAATTTGAACTTCTCTTCGACTGGAGTAGAAACTGGTTTTGAGTACTCAATTTGAAATTTCTTCAAAATATCATTTGCATATTTCTtctgaaaaatgaaaatttcaTCATCTCTTTGAATTACTTCAATGCCAAGAAAGTAAGACATCAAGCCTATATCTGTAATTTCAAAGTGCTTTATCATAGCCTCCCTAAATTCTGCaattattttcaaattgttGCTAGTAAAGATTAAATCATCAACATAAAGAATCATTCTTCTTGTACCACGCTCTTGGTGGTTGCTTTAACCCGTACAAGGCTTTCTTCAACCTGTAAATTTTATCTTCTTTTCCAAGAACTTCATATCCTGCAGGTTACTTAGCATACACCTCTTCTTCTAAAATGTCATTTAGAAATGCAGACTTAACATTCATTTGATGTATCTTCTACTTATTTTGAGTCGAGAGTGAAATAATCATACGAATAGTATCTAACCTTGCAACAGGAGCAAATACTTCAAAACAATCGATACCTGGCTTTTGTTTGTATCCCTTTGCAACTAATCTTGCTTTGAAGCGATCAACTTCACCACTGGGTTTGTATTTAGTCTTGTAAACCCATTTTACTCCAATTGGCTTCTTATCTACTGGTAAATTTGTCAGCTCCCATGTGTCATTCTTCTCAATGGCATGAATCTCCTCATCcattgctttcttccaattatTGTCTTTAGAGGCTTCTTCAAAGTTCAACGGCTCACAATATGAAAATAGAGCAAAATTTATGATTTCTTCATCGGACGGATCGTTATCATTGCCAACTTCATAATCTGTTAATTTAGCAGGTAGTCTCGGCTCTCTTTGAGGTCTTCTAGATGATTCTGGTTGTTCAGTTGCATTTGGTTGTCGTTCTTCTTCATTAACacatgtatttaaaattataatcagctacttttctgtttttgtgtTCCAGTCCCACATGTCTTTTTCGTCAAACGTCACATCTCTGCTGATAATCACTTTCTTTGATTCTGGATTATATAGCTTGTTTGCTTTTGAGTCTGTGCTATAGCTGATAAAGATACACTTCTTGCCTTTGTCATCTAACTTCTTCCTTAATTGATCTGGTACATGGGCATAAGCGATATACCCAAAGACTTTGAAATGATGAATGGAAGGCCGCTTTCTACTCCAAGCTTCCTCTGGAGTTTTATCACGAACACTTTTTGTTAGACACCTGTTTAAAATACAAACTGTTGTTGCGACTACCTCTGTCCAAAATTTTTTAGGCATTTGTTTTGAGTTGAACATGCATCTGACCATATCCATGAATGTTCTATTCTTTTTTTCACAACtccattttgttgaggagtATATCTAGTTGTTAGTTGGTGTTGAATTCCGTTTTGTTTAAAGTATTCTGAACATACAAGATATTCTGTTCTTCTGTCTGTTCTGAGAATTTTGATTTTATAGCCACTTTATTTTTCGACAAATACCTTGAATGTCTTAAAGACATCACATGCTTCTGATTTCTGCTTCAAAAAATATACCCAtgtatatatactaaaatcatcaataaaagtgaTAAAGTACCTGCTACCACCATTACTTGAAACTTCTACAGAATAGAGATCTGAATGTACAATTTCAAGTAATCTTCTAGCTCTCCATGACTTTCCTGTAGGGAATGGATCTCTGTgcttctttcccacttttataATTTTCTACGTGTGCTTGATTGTTATTCACCATTTTGAATCTGCAATCTGTTGCTTTGTGTCTATACTTTTCACAATGAAAACAGTTGAAATTGGTTCTTTCTTGATAAAAATTGTCTCGACCTCTTCCTCGATTGACAGGCCTAAAATTTGTTCCACCTCTTCCTTGATTAGGTAGTGTAAAATTATTGTAACTTCCTTGGTTGTAATTGCCACGACATCTACCTCTGAAACTTCCTCTGCCTCtactttgaaaattaaaatcacGACCTCGTCCTTCTTGTGTATGACTTGATGCTGCAACATTGTTTAAATTCACTCGACTTTTCAGGGCTTCCTCGATTGATTTTTCTGATTTCTCCAGTATTCTACTGATGTAGCTTTCCATGAATCCTTGCAACTCTGCAATCGTCATGGTATCCATATCGTAAGACTCTATTATCGTAGTCACCACATGGTCATACTTCATTGGTATGGTGCGAAGAATTTTCTCCACCACTTTGCTATCGGACATATCTTTTCCATAGATTCTCATTTTATTGACAAGATCTGTAACACGAGTAAAATATTGCTCAACAGTTTTTGAGCTAGACATCTCGTACTTTTCATATTCTCTTCTCAAAGACTGTAACTTTATTTTTTGAGCTTTATCTACGCATTTGTATAACAGTTTCAATGTGTATCATGCTTCCTTTGCACTTTTGAAATTTGCTATTTTGTCAAACACCGTATAATCTACTCCTTGATGAATTTGAGATAGTGCCAATTGATCTCTCCTTTGTTGGGTAGCATCTGCTTCTTCTTGCAAACCCAGTTCAATAAAATTTCATAGGTTCTGGGCCTTCAAATGGGTAGACATCAAAGTCTCCCAATAACTATAATCAAGTTTCTCATCTAACTTAGGACCGAACCACACAATATTAAAAGTGTTTGTCATACCGACTCTATGAATAAACAACTATCTGAGAATTCTCTCACACCTCACAAACTTTCAAACATCAGGTGCTGGATTAACCAGCTCTGATAAGTATAATATCCACACTTAATTGGTCTTAGGATCACTCACTCATATAAATGACGCtatcatatttttcatctcTCAAACTCACTAATACTCATAATAATGAGagaattttttgaaacaaaCACTAAGTATTTTGGTTCATGGAGAAATAGATAACAACATACATATAAAGTCTTTATATAAGCAAatctttataataaaataataattcttaTAACAATTAAGCACTAATTGTCATAATTCAAGAAATATGTAAAAATTTTGACTAGTCAATTCCATGTTTAATTTTACTTCAAATTTTTcatcattaattttaaagcttCCAATTCATGATTCTTCGTTCTTCTAATATGGAGATGATAAGTGCAACTTGTATtcaattttaattcaatttgattttgaattttttcaatGTTCTAGTATATTGTAGTTGTACTATTTTCTTGAATAttcttgatttaattttttaataatatttcatttttcattgttaataataatcaaactcataaacaaaaagggaaaaagttttaaaagatGAGGAGATAAATCACCCAAAGTGGCGTGCAAATGCCACAACGGCTTTCCTATCTTTCCACAAATCTGAAATCGGAACCTCCTTTCCATTCAAATCAAACACCTTAACTGAATCCAGTGAACTTGTAGTATCCTCATCCAACACCAGAGACTCAACTCCTGTTCAAATCCAACTATTGAtcatttaattatcttttatttatttatttgctttaGTTTAGAAGAATAAAAGACTAAAGAATAAGACAAAGCTTgcctgaagaagaagaagcagaggGTGTGGTTGCATGGTGTCTGTTTGATGAGAGTTTGAGATTCTTAGAATATCTAAGATTTTGATTTGGTTTAACAGAGAGAGTGGGAGAGAAATGAATGGAAGAGTGATTTGTAGTTTTGTTAAGGTGAAGAGGATTGGAGAAAAGCGTTGTGTAGGCCATGGAACTTGGTCTCAGGAAGCAGAAACAAAGAGACTGATAAATCAAATGAGTAGAATAGtttagaaagaaagaaagaaaatccaACAAACGTGGCATATTCTGTGACATAAAAATTCTTTGGCATTAACAACTCCATCATCttattattatcatttattttaactaacttaAATTAAGTGGAAGTTATCCTcaattatctaattttttatttgggtgtcattgttaaaaaaaaaaattatctctgtatatattttagtatatatgataaatttttaataaaaaaataaaaataaaaaataattttttaaaaaattataatacaaTTTAGGATAAAATActgttttagtttttaatatttggggtaaattttaatttagtttctaaCATTTTAAATGTCTTATTTTagttctaaaaatttttaaacacaTTTAATGTAGTCCTACCGTTAAATTTGAccataataaattaataattaacaaGATGAGTGACATGAACTTAATAACGTTGCTAATTAAGTCACATATTCTTTTTCTATaggtttaaaaaatataaccaaAATCTTCTTGTAACACTTTTTctcctcaatttttttttttgtacaaaattctaaatcttaacaatcaatcatcaacgctttaaaataaaaagaaaaactttTATATTAGTGATCATTGGTAAATTGATTTTACTTACGTATCGAAATCAAATGTTATTGGCGTTTCAATATGAGAATTGTTCGTGTCAAATTTAATGGTGAGACAATATTGaactcatttaaaaaaaaatttagtattgAACTAGGatgtttaaaaagattttttgaattaaaataggACGTTTGAAACGTTAAGAGCCAAATTAGTATTCGACCCGAATGTTGTGAaccaaaataatactttatcctacgatttatttttttaaagctttttacttaaaaaagatattttaacataataaataaataaataatatttttatattattacattcaaacataattgataaataaaagtatatttttaaataaaatattcaaatatcaaattatttttatattttcaaaaaattttacaaaaaaaattactccaaaaaatctttttctttttttaaatttatccaAACAAATCTTAATACAAGATTACAGTGTAACAAAaagtaatattaaaaaaataataatctaaaattattttatttaatttagtatttataattttatatataatatttataattataatttttttatatttgatattatacattttttaacaataattaatacAGTTATGCTACACACACAAATGTTTTTGTCATACAAGACCAATCAAGTTAGCCTAAACCCAACAAAAACCTACTTCAGATTAGAGAACGTGTAAACACGTACTCGTACAACTATTCAGTAGCACGAAAGTTAATATGAAAAACTTCATCGCTCTTGATCAAAACTAAAACAAACTTATTTCAATCATCGctaaaaatctttcaaaatctTCGCAAAACTCAAGAAAATCTCAAAACTATGTTTGAAATCTTCACCAAGAAATACAAAAAGAGAATACAAAAGATTATTGAAAGTACTGTTTACTAGTCGTccatttttcacttttctcTCTCCATTTTCAATCGTGAAATATTAGATAGTCAAATTTCTGTTTATTTAGTagatttattttgtgtttttgcGTTAAAGTAGATATTGCTGTTCTCATATACAATTCATTTGGTGATAATTGTGTTAAGTAGGTgtaaaaatgttattgcagTGTTTCTCATTTAATTTAACCTATATTTGCATGTGTATTGAGGGATTTGAATATGTTTTTGTGCATGTTTGAATGTTTGCATATTTTGAACTGAGTTCATGTGTAACAATAAGTAACAACTTTCGGTGCATTTTGTCTGAATAGAGGTTCAATTAGTGTTGTTATCCTCTTTTTGTTATAAATAGGCAACAGAATGTTGTTGTAGTACTTCTAATATCATTTTGTGCATATTTGAGTGATTTGCATGTGTTTTTGTCCATGCTTGAGGGATTTGCATGTTTTGAAACTGAGTATAAGGGATTTGTTCATGAATTTGTTGTAACTATTTCATAGAATATTGTTATAGTACTTCTAGTATCATTTTGtgtatgtttgattgatttgcATATCTTTTTGAACTGAGATTGTGTGATGTAATCAAGAAACACTTTCAATGCATTTTATCTGAATTGAGGTACAATTGGTGCACTTGTCCTCTTTTTGTTGTAACTAGGCGACAAAATATTGTTGTAGTGCTTCTGGTGTCATTTTGTGCATGTTTGAGTAATTTGCATGTGTTTTTGTCCATGTTTGAGAGATTTGCATATTTTGAAACTGAGTTTGAGAGATTTGTTCATAGATTTGTTTTAACTATCCCACAGAATATTGTTGAAGTGCTTCTCGTGTCATTTTGTACATGTTTGATTTATTTGCAAGTCTTTTTGAATTGAGATTATGtgatgtaataaaaaaatactttcaGTGCATTTGGTGTAATTTTTAGTGTATTTTATGTGAATTGAGATGCACTTGGTGTTGTTGTTACCTATTAACctaattttttattccttataGAAAAAATGACAATTAAGAGAGTTGCTGAGAAGAGCACCACAAAAATGACCAAAATATCAAGTAAGCATATATATGTTAGAACAATCCATTTAtgttttataaatataattatgtaacataattttcatttatttacaaaaaatttattatttgaggTGCTCCACAAGATCCATTTCTAATATGTTTAGCAAGATGAGCGATGACAAAAAAGTTATTGTCGAAGAATTGGAATTTTCTGTATGAAGCATATCCCAGCCTTAAATGTGCCACATAAGCTCCTGAAAGAATTTACATATTCATTTGATTTATACAAAAGCACACTGGACGCGTGGTACGATATAATCTACATCGCCCCTGATAAAGTAGGAGATGCCATTGACTTAAATGCGTCTggtaataatttattttataatatattctataaattaaattttggtattttttacattattttcGTGTTATTGAATTCTTTTTGCTGGTGTTATAGGAAAGTCCTTTTCAAACAAAATTGTAATTAAAGAAGTTAATGAAGAGCAGAAGGAAGTTATTGAAAACTTCAAATGTTGTTCGTTGTCACTTTTGACAAAGTCTTTGATTGTCATGAGCGTTGATGGGCCAGAAAATCAGCTAAAATTTAAGaggatattcatcctcttcatcTAGAAGTGCTTGTTGTTGCCAAcaacaataaacaaaattttttcaGTTTACATGCCACCCATTCTTCGTGTGGACACAAtatgatgagtccatatttaaTGATAATTTTTTGCTTGAATTTGACGAATTTCATGACAaaaactcacacttattcaccaaaatagcatatttttatgatttctcTCTAATTTGaacctaaatgtgaaaacatgcatttTTCTGCTTAAGTTGATCATTTTAATTCCatttttattccattcgatgcctgaTATGTTTGGTGAGTGATTCCAGGTCCAATAGGTAAGAATGGTTTGGTAGAagtggaaggaagcatgcaaaatggGAGATTTCATGAAGAAATTAAAGGAGAAGCACTCAAttaagtgtgcgtacgcacaagtgtAGAAATCAGGAAGTGTGTAAACGCACAACCTCCTGTGCGTACCACAAGTGAAAAAATCAGCAAGTGTGCGTTTGCACAAGTTCCAGTGCGTGACTTCATTAATGAAGCCCGTGGCTCGCAATTTTTGGGGCTTCTTGGCCCAATTTTGAGTGTGCTGAAGTTGGTTTGAAGCCTATATGAAGGGGACATCACCACATATCAAGGGGGCCTCATTACACACATTAGATAGATaattaggagtaggagtagtgtagagtagttttctctcaaattctctcttagggtttatttaattttattgtagcattttatagttTAAGTTTTGATCTTGGATTTTGCTCATCTTCTTGTAAGTactctttaattcctttttttttaatttacatcaCTCTTGCTACAATTTTCTCTTGTTCAAGCTACTTTGTTAATATATGCAATTTTGAtttcttgaagttttgattgatgaatttaatattttatgatttatactTGCTTGATTGAGTTTCTATTGTTGATTTTGTGCATAGTTTggttttagttttcattttcctttacaatttcttatgttttacttttatgccCACAAGGTATTTGTGAAAATGCCAATTATGAATTTTAAGTAGATTTTCACACCTTAGCTTGGGAAtgagttcctaggatactagagtcgTAATGTCCAACATTTAATGGTAATTCTTAGGTTGTTAGTTGATTATTGTTTCCATTGATGCTAGCTTTTTACTAAGTTAActagtaagttagctaggacttatggattaaggtcaattatgcttgcttgacttactcctTGATGTTAGGAGTTGACAAAGTAAGATTAACTCATCATAgttatcatagttgtggttatgacgATGATAGAATTCCTTAATTCTCATTCCCAAGTCAAGGATCTTTTATGCATTTATAGCATTTTCACTAAGTTTTGATCTTGCTTTCTTTTGATTTGCATTAATTCCCTTTCTTGATCATTggttagttcttttatttcttagttattttaatcttttgttCCTTGATTCAAAACCCCATTCTCCCACAACCAAGAGTGTGACATCTTAATTGCATAGTCAGAGGGAGACAACTCGGGATTTCAAACTTCCGGTTTTTACTTGTTTTGGATTGTTACAAATCTTTGAATTAAACTTTAATTAAGAGGATTGATTGTCAGTTTGGACTATACTCGCAATGGAAGTTATTTTGTCTAGAAAATCTGTACCGGTGTAAATCCTCATCATCACAATACAAGAATGAAATTTTGCTACTCACGTGCTCAACTTCATCATTAAAGGCATCAAAGATcacaaattgaaaaataaatgtGCAATTGATGGCTGCCTCTTTGCACTGATGATCGTATATTTTCATGAATTCACGTACAAGAATAAGCCGATGGATAAAAATTCTAGACCACTGTGGGTGCAACATTGGACTAGGAATAGAAAGAAGTTCGTTAAAAGAATAGAAAGTAATGCAAAGCATGAAATGGTAACTCAACaaaaatcttttcctttaattttggtttatttattttaaatatattatgcTAAGTAATGTTTTTTTTCTAGTTCAAGGTCTCGTAAGAAGAGCACAGCTAAAAGACCaatcaaaagaagaaaagaaggaaaaaaagaagaaacaaaagaaaaagactctTATATTGGACTCATCTTCAAAAAGTGAAAGTGATTctaagtatgattttgattttgaatatAACTCAAAGGAGACATCGAAGAGAAGAAAACAACATAAGAGAATGGCAAAGaagtaattattatttttcaatgtcttttataaatatttattctcTTCATTTACTTCATGTGTTTGTACTTTTTAGGATGGAATCCAAAACGAGAAAGCGCGTTATTGTGGATTCATCTTTTTAAACAGAGACTGAATTTGATGATAAGTAAAATTTAGAAACTATCATTGTAGTacaatttgttattttttcatcaaaattttcttttataaacAGAATTTTGTGCATGTATT includes:
- the LOC130935341 gene encoding thioredoxin-like protein AAED1, chloroplastic, with the translated sequence MAYTTLFSNPLHLNKTTNHSSIHFSPTLSVKPNQNLRYSKNLKLSSNRHHATTPSASSSSGVESLVLDEDTTSSLDSVKVFDLNGKEVPISDLWKDRKAVVAFARHFGCVLCRKRADYLASKKDIMDASGVALVLIGPGNIEQARTFAKQMKFEGEIYADPNHSSYEALKFVSGVLTTFTPKAGLKIIQLYMEGYRQDWKLSFEKDTVTRGGWKQGGIIVAGPGKNNISYVHKDREAGDDPEIEDILAACCS